CAGACCGGATGATGCGGGCGCGGGCGGGGCGGACTGGGCGGAAGCAACCGCCGCGTCCGGTTTTGGCAATGTTGTATGTTTCTCATATAGTGCAATTATGTTATATGTATGAAAATAAACCCGGCGCCACCCGGCGTCAACCGAAAATATAAACTATTTATAAAAGCCAATTAATGTTTTATTACACAATAAAAGCCAGCCGGAAGCCGGGTTCATTTAGCATTCCGCAGGCGTGTGTTTGTATCGCCGATCATCTGGTTTTGATTATTTGCCATGTCCGAAGCCATTTTTCTGCAAACGTTTTCGGTTCCGATTTTGCCTCCCGTTTTGCTTGACCGCCATCCCCGGCCAAGTAGTCTTGCACTCATGCACCTTAACCACGCTGGCTTGCGCATGGGACCATTCGCCTTTGGCGGAGTCACCCGCATTTCTCCCCACCCCCGCAGCCGTCAGGGTAAGGAGCCGATCCATTCCGCAATCCGCAATCCGCAATCCGGAATTCCATTCGCCTCATGACGGCTTCCCCCTCCAAAACCCCTTGGTACCGCATCCTCTATGTCCAAGTGCTCCTGGCCGTCGTCGCCGGGATTATCCTGGGCTACCTTTATCCCCAATGTGGGAAAAGCCTAAAACCGTTGGGCGACGGCTTCATCAAACTGATCAAAGTGATCATTGCGCCGATTATCTTCTGCACCGTGACACACGGCATCGCCTCCATGGGCAGCCTGAAAAAACTCGGGCGTATCGGCGGCAAGACCATCCTGTATTTCGAAGTGGTCTCAACGGTCGCGCTCCTCATCGGACTGATCGTCGTCAACATGCTGCGCCCGGGCGCCGGGTTCAACATTGATCCCAAGACCCTTGACCCGTCGTTGAGCCAAGCCTACGCGCAGAAAGCGCACGCCATGAGCACCACGGAGTTTTTGCTGAACCTGATCCCGCAAACGTTTGTGGGCGCGTTTGTCTCCGGTGATTTGCTACAAGTGCTGTTGGTGGCCATGTTGACCGCCTTCGCGGTTTCCGCCATGGGCAAGCAGGGTGAGCCGTTGCTGGGCGCGATTGAATACGGCTCCAAGGTTTGCTTCGGCATCTTGCACATCATCGTCAAGGCGGCGCCCATCGGAGCATTTGGCGCCATGGCGTTCACCATCGGCAGTTACGGTTTGAGTGCCTTGCAAAATCTGGCCATGCTGATGGTCGGATTTTATCTGACCTCGGCGGTGTTTGTCTTCGTGGTCCTGGGGTCCATTGCCACCTGGTGCGGCTTCTCCATTGTGCGCTTCCTGTTTTATATCAAGGAAGAGCTGATGCTCGTGCTCGGGACGAGTTCCTCGGAAACCGCTCTGCCCGGCATGATCGAAAAAATGCGGCGCTTGGGTTGCAGCGATTCCACCGTGGGTTTGGTGATCCCCACCGGCTACAGCTTCAACCTGGATGGCACGAATATCTACATGGCCATGGCCGCCGTGTTCCTGGCCCAAGCCACCAACACGCCGCTCGATCTCCAACATCAACTCAGCCTGTTGCTGGTGGCGATGATCACCTCCAAGGGAGCCAGCGGAGTCACCGGCGCGGGATTTGTCACGCTGGCCGCCACGCTCGCGGCGGTGCCCGGTGTGCCGCTGGAATCACTGGCGCTGTTGGTGGGCATTGATCGCTTTATGAGCGAATGCCGCGCCCTCACCAACCTCGTCGGCAACGGCGTCGCCACCTTGGTCATCAGTCGTTGGGAAAACGAGGTGACCGGAGCGGAACTGCGCGAACGCCTGGCGAAATCGTAATCTTCATCGTCATGTCCGGTTGCCCGGCCCTACGGGCGCAACCGCCAAAATGTGGAATTCATCCTGAAGTTTCCCCAGCGCGTACGCCACCAGACTGAGGTTGATGAAAATATTGAGCGCCAAAAGTGGCGCGAATCCCCACAGGATTTCCTCATCCATGTTTTCCCATCGCACCGCCAGAAGGATCAGCCAGGCAATCCAGGTGGGCGCCTGTAAAATAAACGCGACAAACAAACCGCGCTGCGTGGCGCGCATGGCCCGGCCCTCCTTGAGCCCCAGCCAGAGGCCCCACCAGCTCAGCGCGTAGAGATCGGTTAAAAGCATCAGGAACGGCAATCCAAACACCACTAGTACCGCCACCAGTTGCCAGGGATGCAGGCCGATCAGCGCTATCAGCAATGGCGGAACCTGCAGCAGCAGGCACAAGGCGACCGGCACCAAAGCGTCACGCTTGATACCCAACAAGTGTCCCCGGATGAGGTCGCGCGTGCTGAGCGGTGTAACCAGCAGCGTGGCCAGCGCCCCGCTGCGCCGGCTTTCGGCAAAAGCGCGCGCGGCTTGCATCAGTACCCGCACCTTCACGGTCAGGCTGATCAGCAGGCATCCTCCAAGGAACGCGGTCAGCCAGGCATCCCCACGCAGCGTCACGGACAGAATGAAAACCGTGCCGAGAAACAGCAACAGTCCAATTGCCCAAAAGCTCAGGCGCAGTTGATACAGACGCTCCGCCAGCCAGAGCGTGGGTGTGTCCTCCAATTGGCGATGCCGGCTGGCGGCCCGCTGCCGGCTCCACCAGCGATCCAGTCCCAAAGCCTGTTCCAATTTCTGTTCCGTCCGTGCTTCCATCGACGGGCGCACCGTCAGTGGCTCGCGAACCTGCCAGCGGCGCGGCGCGCTGAAGCTGGCGATGAGCAACAATACAAACGTGGCGCCCAGCGTCACCAGCAGGCAGCCGCATTGCAGCCCGGGCGGCACCGTGCCCCCGCTCCAATCCGTCAAAATGGCCACCAGGTTGACGGCGGGACTGGCCAGCAGGAGCGACAGGCTGTCCCACGAATCAATGCCCGCCCGGCGCCCCGCCGCATTGAGCGCGCAGATCAACCATGGAATCGCCACCACCAGCCACGCGCTTATGAGCGCCGCGCTCTGCCGGCGCATCAGCGCGGAGAAAAAAATCCCGACGGCGGTCGCAAACAGCAGGGTCACCAGCATGGTGGCCACGGCAAACACATAATCCTGCCACGTGGCGCCGCCAAACAGGAATCCCAGCGCGGGAATGGGCACGATCGCCAGGAGCCCGCCCAGCGCGTGAAGAAGGTTCGCAACCCATTTTCCCAGCACAATGTCGTAGCCTTTGAGGTCCGTGAGAAATAACAGGCCGAGCGTATCCTCGCGTTTTTCCTGGCTGATGGTGTCGGCGGTGAGGGCCACCCCGTACACCACGGAATACAGGTAGCCCAACACCAGGATACCAATCATCAGGGTGCGGCCATAGACGCGGATGCGCGCGCCACTGTCGAGGCAGTATAAAAACAGTGCTGTGGCAAACAGGACCGCCACGCCGGCAAAGGCCACGCGCGCGTAGTACGTGCTGTGCCGCCGGGCAGCCAGCCGCAACTCACGATCAACGATGGGCAATAGTACCATACGCCAGTCTTACCGCCATTCAAACCACTCGGTGTTGGCCTTCATGATCACCAGAATCAGCCAGGGGATGACCAACAACATGCTGTGCGCCATGGCCAGGCCCCAATACAGGTGGACGCGGGCGGGATTCCAGCGCCGGGCAGGGCGTATCCGGCGCAGCCAGGCCAGCGCGCCCAGTTGCACGATGGCGAGGAAGACCAGGATCACCAACGCACTCCCGGGGAAGTCCAGCATCACCAGCCATTCCATCACGCTCCAACCAAGCGCCCAGGCCACGTAGAAGGAGAATTTGCGGAGTGGTTCACCGGTTTCGGCGGCGATTTGCCAAAACAGCCGGCTCGCCTGCCCGGCCGCAATGAGGCCGAGAAAGGGGACCAGCCCCACAAGCCCCAGCCAGAAACACCGCCGGGAACGCTGAATCAAACGCAGCGTGGCCGACGGCGAGTCATCAAGCAAGCTGGGTGGGTGGCTGGGGTTCATATCACCGGCGGAATCGGAAGCGTGTAAAAGTAGCTAATCGCCTGCCAGTTGGCCAGGCAGACCACCGCCACGACCAGCCCATTGCTGATGGCCAGGCCGGTGCTGAGAAATTGCGCGGCGGCCTGTTCCTGCTGGAAGGCCTGCGCATCCAGGGCTTCGTGCCAGCCTTCCAGTGACTGGACGAATCCACCGGTGGCCGCCAGCCCGTGCGCGGCGTTGGCCAGACGCCAGTGAAATTCTCCGGTGTCATCCATCCGCGCCACCACCTCGGCCAGGGTCCGTCCGGATTCAAGTTCTTTGACGGCCCGTTCCGCGCGCAGCAGGAACACCCGGTTGCCGGTCACCCTGGCGGCCAGCAACACGGCGCGGGATTCCGGCAGGCGGGCATCCAGCAGCACCGCCAGCGTGGCGGAGAAATCCCGCAGCATGCGCTTTTGTTTCCACGGGATCAGATAGACCAGCCAGTCGGTCACCGGGTAGAGGCCGGCCTCGAGCCAGGGACGCAGGCGCGGCCCGCCAACGAAGAACACGGACCCCATGAACAGGGCGGCAAAGGACGCCAGTTGGAACAGGAACAGGAAGCCGCCCCATTCGTGGGTCAGGCGCATCAACGGCGGCAACGGGTGGCCAAAACCCGCGTAGATTTCCAGATAAACGGGAAAAATTTTCAGGCTCAGGAACGGCAGCACCAGCAGCAGCATGGGATTCAGCAGGAACAGCATGAGCACCTGGTAGTTGATCGCGCTGCGCATTTGGGAAAGCCCGTCGCTCAGGGTTCTCCGGCAGGCGGGCAGCACCTTCGGTAGCGCGCCGGTTTCCAGCGCGGCCAGCAGCATGCCGTGAATCGGCGGCGGCAAAAAGCCCGGCATCTGTTCCAAGGCGCGCGGCAGGGACAACCCGCTCTCCAGGTGCGCGGCCAGTTCAAAAAATGCCGCACCCAGCATGGGATCGCGCGTGCGGCCCGCTTCCACCAGCGTTTGCTCGGGCGACCGTCCGGATTGCAGCCCGGTTTCGATCAAGTCCAGCACCATGCGGCCGCGCTCCTGTCGGCGCAACGGGAGCTGGATCAGCCAGTGCAGCCCCCAGGCCGCGACCGCGAGCGGCACAATCCAAAGCGCCAGCCACTGTACGGCGGTCCAGAGAATGTCCGGCAGGTGTTCCATGAAATGAGCGGTAATTGATTAATAGAACCCGAAAACGTTTCTGAACATGTTAAAACTGTTGTACACGATCGGATACACCTGCACCAGGACCATCAGGCCCATGACCACAATGGAGGCGGGCAGCGCGGCATACAACAATACCTCCGCCTGGTACGCCGCCCGCTTCTGGAAGGCTTCGGCGGCGCGTTGCAGCCCGGTCGTCAAATCTTCGCCCGCGCTGGCCACCAGCCAGACAAACATCGGCGGTAGCAGCGGGCTGTCGGCCGCCAGATCCGCAAACTTGCCATGACCATCCGCCATCCGCTGTTGCCAGCGCGCCAGTTCCGTGCCCAGCGGGGATTGTTTTTCCAGGGAGGCCAGCAGCTTTACCGCTTCCTCCAGCCGGCTGCCGCTTTGCATCAGCAGGGCGAGCGTGCTGGCGAATTGCGCCAGGTGCGCCTCGCGAAACGCCGGGAGCCGCCAGCGCAGGGATTGCCGGATGCGCGGTACGGCGGCAAAGCATCCGGCTACCAGCACCAAGCTGCCGATTACCGTGGGCGGCAACCAAATTTTCAACTGGGTTTTATAGCCCAACGCATCGAAATCCACCTGCTCCCGTTTTCCATAGCCAAACCATTGGTTGGAGGAAGGATGCATGGTGCGCAACAGGTTGCTGTTCAACCGGCTGTGCAGCACGGCAAACCACAGCGATAAACCGAAGGAGCACAACAACAGCAGAGCGGGATACACCATCAAGCCTTTGAGCCGCAGCCATAACGTGCCCGCGCGGCGATAATAATCCGCCAGCAGCGTCAGCAGCCCGGGAAAATCCTGGGAACGTGCCCCGGCCAGCACCATCTGCTTGTAGAACTCCGGCAGCGCGCGCGCCTCCAGTGCTGCGGCCAACGGGGCGCCGCCGGCCAGCGCCTGTTCCAACTGCTCCAACTCGCGGCGCAACCGGCTGCGGTGCATCGTGCGCGACAATTGCCGTAGCGCTCCTTCGAGCGGGATGCCGCTGCGCAACATGCCGGCCAGTTGCAGGTTGAAATAACTCAGTTCGTCGTGATTCATGGCCCAAACAAGCGGCGGTACTCGGCCTCAGTGGTCACCCGACTCTCGACCCATTGCCGCGCAGATTGCTCCAACCGGCATTGCGGTTGGACGGCGGCGGGACCTTGCGCGCGAATAGCCGCGCGACTCGCGTCATCCACCCGGAACCATTCCACGGCGGGCACCCGGCCATGATACCCGGTTTGCAGGCAGGCGGCACAGCCGCTGCCGCCACAGTCATTGCAGCACGCGCGCAACAAACGCTGGTTTAAAACCAGCGCCACGGATGACACCACCGCGTAATGATCCGGGCACAACACCAGCAGGCGCTCGTACACGCCCTGGCAGGACCCGGCGTGCAACGTCGAGATGACCAGGTGTCCGGTCAATGCCGCGCGCACCGCCAGGCTCGCGGTTTCATCATCGCGGATTTCGCCAATCACCAGCACTTGCGGATCCTGGCGCAGCAGGTGCCGGGCGGCTTTCGGAAAATCGAGCCCGATCGCCTCGTTCACCTCGGTCTGCATAATGCCGGGGATGACTTGTTCCACCGGATCTTCGATCGTAATGATGTGCTGCCCGCTGGCGGCGGCCAGGTGTCGCAGACAGGCGTAAATCGTAGTGGTCTTGCCGCTGCCGGCCGGCCCCGTGAGCAGCAGCAGACCGGCGTGCCCGCGCAGAAATCGCTCCAGCTCCAGGCAGACCTCTCCGGGCAGCCGCAATTCGCGCAGCGTGCGCTGATCGCCGGTTTGAAACAGGCGCAGCACGATTTTTTCGCCGGTGACGGTGGGATACGTGGCCACCCGGATATCCTGTTGCCCGTTGACGGCGGCGCTTTCAATGCGGCCATCCTGCGGCAGCGACTCTTGGTAGGTCTTTAACTTGGCGAGATATTTGATGCGTCCAAAAACCAGTTCGGCAACCCCCTCATCGAGGGATTCTGCGGGCGTCATCATGCCATCCAGCCGGAAGGCGACTTGCGCGCGCTTGCCATGGCGTTGCAGGTGAATGTCGCTGGCCCCGGCCCGCTCGGCCTGGTGTATCAAGTCCGCTACGATTTCCGGCGCAGTTTTGGTCATGGCAATAACAACCGTCCGCGATTCATTTCCCGCGAGCGGGTTGAATATGCCACACCCTGGCGGCCGGGTAAACAAATTCCCGCCTTCAGCCTGACTCGATTCGCGTATTTCCGCATGCTTCGCGAGCCCCAGCCAGTTGCGCAAGACGCTGGTGCAGGCTGAGAATCGAAACGACTTACGTTTTTGGTCCCAGCGGGCCTTGCCCGGAACCACCACGAGCAGAATGCTCATTGCAGCTCTATCCGTGAACATCGTTAAGTCAACTACCGATTCTCACGAACTAAAGGCGGCGATGATTTTAGCCATGGCCTTGAAAATAATTCAGGGATAACGGTTTTTTAAAGAAATCCGAAGCTGGCAAACTTTTGCAGAAACATTCCATGGCAGAAAAATGGCAGGTAAAAAATGATACGAAGCAGTTAGAAATTAGAAGCCAGGCGATGGCAAATCCGATCCCCAGGGTTCCGTTTCCCGTTGGGCCGGCCCCGTTGAAGTGATCAACGAATCGCCTGAGCTTTGAGGCGAATGGCTTGTGCGCGATAAACGCGATCGGTACTTCCCAGGAAAGCAGGCAACCCAACGCTGACATTTTCGTTACTATTACTTTTAGAATTCAACAAAACTGCATCAGCCCTCATGTCTGCGGCCCGGTAGAGCATCGCATTAATGACGGTGGCTTCATCGCCAGCAGGCGCCTCGCAGGTCATGAGGCCGATTGCTTCAAACGGTTGTTTGATCTCATCCGGAGTTTGGAAGAACCTGACTGTGCCGTAAGCCTTTCCTGGGAGGTTGCCAACATAACTTGCTACTTGAAGGCGGTTGTAATGGCGTACCGGTTCACTACTGCACCCTTGCAAGAGAATATAAATACCGAGAAGTGCCAATAATAGAATCACGTTCTTGCGTGGACGGAATGGCTTGCGCAAACACTGTGGTTCATTGTGCAATTTCATGTGAGTTATGATAGGCACCAAGGAGAGGGTGTCAAGTGCGTGCTGGCGAATGACCTCTGGAAATTCAAAAAACGAATTCGTATTATGGGGGCAAATCGTTTTTATGTTCGCCCGCCCATTTATTCTCACAGCCTGCAGT
This genomic stretch from Verrucomicrobiota bacterium harbors:
- a CDS encoding type II secretion system F family protein codes for the protein MNHDELSYFNLQLAGMLRSGIPLEGALRQLSRTMHRSRLRRELEQLEQALAGGAPLAAALEARALPEFYKQMVLAGARSQDFPGLLTLLADYYRRAGTLWLRLKGLMVYPALLLLCSFGLSLWFAVLHSRLNSNLLRTMHPSSNQWFGYGKREQVDFDALGYKTQLKIWLPPTVIGSLVLVAGCFAAVPRIRQSLRWRLPAFREAHLAQFASTLALLMQSGSRLEEAVKLLASLEKQSPLGTELARWQQRMADGHGKFADLAADSPLLPPMFVWLVASAGEDLTTGLQRAAEAFQKRAAYQAEVLLYAALPASIVVMGLMVLVQVYPIVYNSFNMFRNVFGFY
- a CDS encoding ABC transporter permease subunit → MVLLPIVDRELRLAARRHSTYYARVAFAGVAVLFATALFLYCLDSGARIRVYGRTLMIGILVLGYLYSVVYGVALTADTISQEKREDTLGLLFLTDLKGYDIVLGKWVANLLHALGGLLAIVPIPALGFLFGGATWQDYVFAVATMLVTLLFATAVGIFFSALMRRQSAALISAWLVVAIPWLICALNAAGRRAGIDSWDSLSLLLASPAVNLVAILTDWSGGTVPPGLQCGCLLVTLGATFVLLLIASFSAPRRWQVREPLTVRPSMEARTEQKLEQALGLDRWWSRQRAASRHRQLEDTPTLWLAERLYQLRLSFWAIGLLLFLGTVFILSVTLRGDAWLTAFLGGCLLISLTVKVRVLMQAARAFAESRRSGALATLLVTPLSTRDLIRGHLLGIKRDALVPVALCLLLQVPPLLIALIGLHPWQLVAVLVVFGLPFLMLLTDLYALSWWGLWLGLKEGRAMRATQRGLFVAFILQAPTWIAWLILLAVRWENMDEEILWGFAPLLALNIFINLSLVAYALGKLQDEFHILAVAPVGPGNRT
- a CDS encoding ATPase, T2SS/T4P/T4SS family, coding for MSILLVVVPGKARWDQKRKSFRFSACTSVLRNWLGLAKHAEIRESSQAEGGNLFTRPPGCGIFNPLAGNESRTVVIAMTKTAPEIVADLIHQAERAGASDIHLQRHGKRAQVAFRLDGMMTPAESLDEGVAELVFGRIKYLAKLKTYQESLPQDGRIESAAVNGQQDIRVATYPTVTGEKIVLRLFQTGDQRTLRELRLPGEVCLELERFLRGHAGLLLLTGPAGSGKTTTIYACLRHLAAASGQHIITIEDPVEQVIPGIMQTEVNEAIGLDFPKAARHLLRQDPQVLVIGEIRDDETASLAVRAALTGHLVISTLHAGSCQGVYERLLVLCPDHYAVVSSVALVLNQRLLRACCNDCGGSGCAACLQTGYHGRVPAVEWFRVDDASRAAIRAQGPAAVQPQCRLEQSARQWVESRVTTEAEYRRLFGP
- a CDS encoding dicarboxylate/amino acid:cation symporter; its protein translation is MTASPSKTPWYRILYVQVLLAVVAGIILGYLYPQCGKSLKPLGDGFIKLIKVIIAPIIFCTVTHGIASMGSLKKLGRIGGKTILYFEVVSTVALLIGLIVVNMLRPGAGFNIDPKTLDPSLSQAYAQKAHAMSTTEFLLNLIPQTFVGAFVSGDLLQVLLVAMLTAFAVSAMGKQGEPLLGAIEYGSKVCFGILHIIVKAAPIGAFGAMAFTIGSYGLSALQNLAMLMVGFYLTSAVFVFVVLGSIATWCGFSIVRFLFYIKEELMLVLGTSSSETALPGMIEKMRRLGCSDSTVGLVIPTGYSFNLDGTNIYMAMAAVFLAQATNTPLDLQHQLSLLLVAMITSKGASGVTGAGFVTLAATLAAVPGVPLESLALLVGIDRFMSECRALTNLVGNGVATLVISRWENEVTGAELRERLAKS
- a CDS encoding type II secretion system F family protein, which produces MEHLPDILWTAVQWLALWIVPLAVAAWGLHWLIQLPLRRQERGRMVLDLIETGLQSGRSPEQTLVEAGRTRDPMLGAAFFELAAHLESGLSLPRALEQMPGFLPPPIHGMLLAALETGALPKVLPACRRTLSDGLSQMRSAINYQVLMLFLLNPMLLLVLPFLSLKIFPVYLEIYAGFGHPLPPLMRLTHEWGGFLFLFQLASFAALFMGSVFFVGGPRLRPWLEAGLYPVTDWLVYLIPWKQKRMLRDFSATLAVLLDARLPESRAVLLAARVTGNRVFLLRAERAVKELESGRTLAEVVARMDDTGEFHWRLANAAHGLAATGGFVQSLEGWHEALDAQAFQQEQAAAQFLSTGLAISNGLVVAVVCLANWQAISYFYTLPIPPVI